One Micromonospora eburnea genomic region harbors:
- a CDS encoding ABC transporter ATP-binding protein has translation MHALRGVSLTVRAGELVAVMGPSGSGKSTLLALAGGLDRPSAGEVLVEGESFGGLTARELARLRRRRIGYVFQDLNLLGSLTALENVALPLELDGAGVRTARRAARAALDEVGVAALGDRFPDQMSGGQQQRVAIARALVGERRLVLADEPTGALDSQAGEAVLHLLRRRVDAGAAGVLVTHEARHAGWADRVVFLRDGVLVDSTAPLPGVEQLLAGSGR, from the coding sequence ATGCACGCGCTGCGCGGGGTCAGCCTGACCGTCCGGGCCGGCGAGCTGGTGGCGGTGATGGGCCCGTCGGGCTCCGGCAAGTCGACGCTGCTGGCGCTCGCTGGCGGACTGGACCGCCCCAGCGCGGGCGAGGTGCTGGTCGAAGGGGAGTCGTTCGGCGGGCTCACCGCGCGCGAGTTGGCCCGGCTGCGCCGCCGCCGGATCGGGTACGTCTTCCAGGATCTGAATCTGCTCGGCAGCCTCACCGCGTTGGAGAACGTGGCCCTGCCCCTGGAACTCGACGGCGCCGGGGTCCGTACGGCCCGCAGGGCGGCCCGGGCCGCGCTGGACGAGGTGGGGGTGGCCGCGCTGGGCGACCGGTTCCCGGACCAGATGTCCGGCGGCCAGCAGCAGCGGGTGGCGATCGCCCGGGCGCTGGTCGGCGAGCGCCGGTTGGTCCTCGCCGACGAACCCACCGGGGCACTCGACTCGCAGGCCGGCGAGGCGGTGCTGCACCTGCTGCGCCGCCGGGTGGACGCCGGCGCGGCGGGGGTGCTGGTCACCCACGAGGCGCGGCACGCCGGCTGGGCCGACCGGGTGGTGTTCCTCCGGGACGGGGTGCTGGTGGACTCGACGGCACCGCTGCCCGGCGTCGAGCAGCTGCTCGCCGGTAGCGGGCGGTGA
- a CDS encoding PadR family transcriptional regulator, which produces MSIRHGLLALLERGQMYGYQLRAAFEESTGSTWPLNIGQVYTTLARLERDGLVRSLPESDGGQRPYEITDAGRADLTLWFATPISHADRPRDELSIKLALALTTPGVDVRAVVQTQRSATMRGLQELTRLKYASDKPEDLPWRLVLDAMIFQAEAEIRWLDHCETSLVRYRPTPTRPPLHTEAVDRADEEARR; this is translated from the coding sequence ATGTCCATCCGTCACGGCCTGCTCGCGCTGCTCGAACGCGGCCAGATGTACGGCTACCAACTGCGCGCCGCGTTCGAGGAGTCGACCGGCTCGACCTGGCCGCTGAACATCGGGCAGGTCTACACCACCCTCGCCCGCCTGGAACGCGACGGCCTGGTCCGCTCGCTGCCGGAGAGCGACGGCGGGCAGCGGCCGTACGAGATCACCGACGCCGGGCGGGCGGACCTGACCCTCTGGTTCGCCACCCCGATCAGCCACGCCGACCGGCCCCGGGACGAGCTGTCGATCAAGCTGGCCCTGGCACTCACCACCCCCGGGGTGGACGTCCGCGCGGTGGTGCAGACCCAGCGCAGCGCGACCATGCGCGGGTTGCAGGAGTTGACCCGGTTGAAGTACGCCAGCGACAAGCCGGAGGATCTGCCCTGGCGCCTGGTGCTGGACGCGATGATCTTCCAGGCCGAGGCGGAGATCCGCTGGCTCGACCACTGCGAGACCAGCCTGGTCCGCTACCGCCCCACCCCGACCCGGCCGCCACTGCACACCGAGGCGGTGGACCGGGCCGACGAGGAGGCCCGCCGGTGA
- a CDS encoding ferritin-like domain-containing protein produces MTPRTAPTGPAQALAEALAAEYAAIWAYGVIGVHLADAARTAARSAEAAHRTRRDTLILQLSEGGAQVPADQAGYALPYPVTDKASALKLAVEIEERTAGHWRAALPHTTGADRNRALAALTDCAVRATRWRRTAKVAPATVPFPGRPT; encoded by the coding sequence GTGACCCCCCGTACCGCACCGACCGGGCCGGCCCAGGCGCTGGCCGAGGCGCTCGCCGCCGAGTACGCCGCGATCTGGGCGTACGGGGTGATCGGGGTGCACCTCGCCGACGCGGCCCGCACCGCCGCCCGTTCCGCCGAGGCGGCCCACCGGACCCGACGGGACACCCTCATCCTCCAGTTGAGCGAGGGCGGCGCCCAGGTCCCCGCCGACCAGGCCGGATACGCGCTGCCGTACCCGGTGACCGACAAGGCGAGCGCGCTCAAGCTGGCGGTGGAGATCGAGGAACGGACGGCCGGCCACTGGCGGGCGGCCCTGCCGCACACCACCGGGGCCGACCGGAACCGGGCCCTGGCGGCGCTGACCGACTGCGCGGTACGCGCCACCCGCTGGCGGCGCACCGCCAAGGTGGCCCCGGCCACCGTTCCGTTCCCCGGCCGGCCGACCTGA
- the rimP gene encoding ribosome maturation factor RimP yields the protein MTQRGRATRPTGPSGRPRRADGPRTGDRGGAPRGDLNARRARLREVIEPVVTAAGYDLEDLSVSRAGRRHVVRVIVDADGGINLDAVADVSRAVSAALDAAEEAGGDIVAGEYQLEVSSPGVDRPLTLPRHWRRNVGRLVKVTVRGGAGVPEQRTAADRQLTGRVVEADDEHVVLETDAGRVAHPYAELGPGRVQVEFSRLDELADDEAGEDIDDIDDEDDVEDEER from the coding sequence ATGACGCAGCGTGGCCGTGCCACCAGGCCGACGGGGCCCTCCGGGCGACCCCGCCGGGCCGACGGTCCCCGTACGGGGGACCGGGGCGGCGCGCCCCGTGGCGACCTGAATGCGCGCCGGGCCCGGCTGCGTGAGGTGATCGAGCCGGTGGTCACCGCCGCCGGGTACGACCTGGAGGACCTCTCCGTCTCCCGAGCCGGCCGGCGGCACGTGGTCCGCGTGATCGTGGACGCCGACGGCGGGATCAACCTGGACGCCGTCGCCGACGTGTCCCGGGCGGTCTCCGCCGCGCTCGACGCGGCCGAGGAGGCCGGCGGCGACATCGTCGCCGGCGAGTACCAGCTCGAGGTCAGCTCGCCGGGGGTGGATCGGCCGCTCACCCTGCCCCGGCACTGGCGGCGCAACGTCGGCCGGCTGGTCAAGGTGACCGTGCGCGGCGGGGCGGGCGTGCCCGAGCAGCGGACCGCGGCGGACCGCCAGCTCACCGGCCGGGTGGTCGAGGCCGACGACGAGCACGTGGTGCTGGAGACCGACGCCGGCCGGGTGGCACACCCGTACGCCGAGCTCGGGCCCGGCCGGGTCCAGGTGGAGTTCAGCCGCCTGGACGAGCTGGCCGACGACGAGGCCGGCGAGGACATCGACGACATCGACGACGAAGATGATGTGGAGGACGAGGAGAGGTGA
- the nusA gene encoding transcription termination factor NusA has translation MNIDLAALRALEREREIPFDTILAAIETALLTAYRHTDGAEPHARVEIDRKTGAASVYAQEVDAEGAVVREWDDTPHDFGRIAAMTAKQVILQRLREATDEVHFGEYVGRDGDLVTGVVQAHEARKEKGIVSVDLGKLEGVLPQSEQVPGERYDHGERIRCVVVHVAKGMRGPQITLSRSHPALVKKLFALEVPEIADGTVEIGAIAREAGHRTKIAVRSTAPGVNAKGACIGPMGQRVRAVMSELHGEKIDIIDWSDDPATFVGNALSPAKALRVEVVDLASRTARVTVPDFQLSLAIGREGQNARLAARLTGWRIDIRSDAEQADTGDRSGADHVPEPGGAISSS, from the coding sequence GTGAACATCGACCTCGCGGCGCTGCGCGCACTGGAGCGCGAGCGGGAGATCCCGTTCGACACGATCCTCGCGGCGATCGAGACCGCGCTGCTGACCGCCTACCGGCACACCGACGGCGCCGAGCCGCATGCCCGGGTGGAGATCGACCGCAAGACCGGGGCCGCCTCGGTGTACGCCCAGGAGGTGGACGCCGAGGGCGCCGTGGTACGGGAGTGGGACGACACCCCGCACGACTTCGGCCGGATCGCGGCCATGACGGCCAAGCAGGTGATCCTCCAGCGGCTGCGGGAGGCCACCGACGAGGTGCACTTCGGTGAGTACGTGGGCCGCGACGGTGACCTGGTCACCGGCGTGGTGCAGGCGCACGAGGCCCGTAAGGAGAAGGGCATCGTCAGCGTCGACCTGGGCAAGCTGGAGGGCGTCCTGCCCCAGTCCGAGCAGGTCCCCGGCGAGCGGTACGACCACGGCGAGCGGATCCGCTGCGTCGTCGTGCACGTGGCCAAGGGAATGCGCGGGCCGCAGATCACGTTGTCCCGGTCGCACCCCGCGCTGGTGAAGAAGCTCTTCGCGCTGGAGGTGCCGGAGATCGCCGACGGCACGGTGGAGATCGGCGCGATCGCCCGTGAGGCAGGTCACCGTACGAAGATCGCGGTGCGCTCGACCGCGCCGGGGGTCAACGCCAAGGGCGCCTGCATCGGCCCGATGGGCCAGCGGGTCCGCGCGGTGATGAGCGAACTGCACGGCGAGAAGATCGACATCATCGACTGGTCGGACGACCCGGCCACCTTCGTCGGCAACGCGCTCTCCCCGGCCAAGGCGCTGCGGGTGGAGGTGGTCGACCTGGCCAGCCGGACCGCCCGGGTGACCGTGCCGGATTTCCAGCTCTCGCTGGCGATCGGCCGGGAAGGGCAGAACGCCCGGCTCGCGGCCCGGTTGACCGGTTGGCGGATCGACATCCGTTCCGACGCGGAGCAGGCAGACACGGGCGACCGGAGCGGGGCTGATCACGTACCCGAGCCGGGCGGCGCGATCTCGAGCAGCTAG
- a CDS encoding YlxR family protein, giving the protein MARRALPERTCVGCRKRAPASELLRIVAFGDGAGHFSLRPDAARRLPGRGANMHPDPACFAQAVRRRAFGRALRIAGIIDHGVLAEHVDAPTPTTGQPDRSRVASKVGRPT; this is encoded by the coding sequence GTGGCACGACGCGCGCTGCCGGAGCGCACCTGTGTGGGCTGCCGGAAACGAGCGCCGGCCAGCGAGTTGTTGCGGATTGTCGCGTTCGGTGACGGGGCTGGTCACTTCAGCCTCCGGCCCGATGCGGCCCGCAGACTGCCGGGTCGGGGAGCAAACATGCACCCAGATCCGGCCTGCTTCGCGCAAGCGGTGCGGCGCCGCGCCTTCGGGCGGGCACTGCGCATCGCCGGGATCATCGATCACGGCGTGCTGGCGGAGCACGTTGACGCGCCAACCCCGACGACCGGTCAGCCCGATCGGTCGAGGGTCGCTAGCAAGGTAGGACGACCGACATGA
- the infB gene encoding translation initiation factor IF-2 codes for MAGKARVHELAKELGVESKTVLAKLKEMGEFVKSASSTVEAPVARRLRSAFVASAGAAAPAAPPAAAPTPAPTPTPTPSPTPGAPRISAKPMPPRRPTPPTPGPKPKGPVPGPPQPAAPVAKPASAHDIEVAAAEARAAALKAEQEAAVKAAQAARQQQRENVRREPPTEGGPRPGPRPGPGTMPPRPGSPAAGRPGAPAPGPGARPGGRPPARGAGNNPFGIQGGQQQRPPAAGAGGPRPSPASMPPRPSPASMPPRPSPASMPSQRPGRPGGPGAGRPGGGAGRPGGGGGGFRGGPGGGGGGGYRGGPGGGGGGGGYRGGPGGGGGGAGGGFRPGAPAGGAGRPGGGGRGRGGGTAGAFGRPGGKPTRGRKSKKQRRQEFDNLSAPTMSSGAPRGQGQVVRLSRGASLSDFADKINANPGSLVQEMFNLGEMVTATQSCSDDTLLLLGEHLGFDVQIVSPEDEDRELLAQFNIDLDAVVSEDRLVSRAPVVTVMGHVDHGKTKLLDAIRKANVVAGEAGGITQHIGAYQVHVPHEGEDRAVTFIDTPGHEAFTAMRARGAQVTDIVVLVVAADDGVMPQTIEALNHAKAADVPIVVAVNKVDKPEANPDKVRQQLTEYGLVAEEYGGDTMFVNVAAKPGIGIEDLLEAVLLTADASLELTAPIDGPAQGVAIEAHLDKGRGSVATVLVQKGTLRAGDSIVAGGAHGRVRAMLDENGKPVDEAGPSRPVMVLGLTTVPGAGDTFLAAEDDRTVRQIAEQRQARRRAAAFANSRGRATLETLMEQLKEGEKTSLNLVLKGDGSGSVEALEDALFNLDIPEEVQLRIIHRGVGAITESDVMLASASSEAVTIIGFNVRAANKVREIADREGVEIRYYTVIYQAIEEIDAALKGLLKPEYEEVELGSAEIRDIFRSSKIGNISGCIVRSGIMRRNAKARLLRDGAVVADNLTISSLKRFKDDATEVREGFECGLTLSGFNNVQVGDIIETFEMREKPRA; via the coding sequence GTGGCAGGAAAGGCCCGCGTACACGAGCTCGCCAAGGAGCTCGGGGTCGAAAGCAAGACCGTTCTCGCCAAGCTCAAGGAGATGGGCGAGTTCGTGAAGTCCGCGTCCAGCACCGTCGAGGCGCCCGTCGCCCGACGGCTGCGTAGCGCCTTCGTGGCCTCCGCCGGTGCGGCTGCGCCGGCCGCCCCGCCGGCGGCCGCGCCCACCCCGGCGCCGACCCCGACCCCGACGCCGTCGCCGACCCCGGGTGCCCCCCGGATCTCGGCCAAGCCGATGCCGCCCCGGCGGCCGACGCCGCCGACCCCCGGGCCGAAGCCCAAGGGTCCGGTTCCCGGTCCGCCGCAGCCGGCGGCTCCAGTGGCCAAGCCGGCGAGCGCGCACGACATCGAGGTGGCGGCCGCCGAGGCGCGTGCCGCCGCACTGAAGGCTGAGCAGGAGGCCGCGGTCAAGGCCGCGCAGGCCGCCCGCCAGCAGCAGCGCGAGAACGTCCGCCGGGAGCCCCCGACCGAGGGTGGCCCCCGTCCCGGCCCGCGTCCGGGTCCGGGCACCATGCCGCCCCGTCCGGGTTCCCCGGCTGCCGGTCGTCCCGGCGCGCCGGCCCCGGGTCCGGGCGCGCGGCCCGGCGGTCGTCCGCCGGCGCGCGGCGCCGGCAACAACCCGTTCGGCATCCAGGGCGGCCAGCAGCAGCGGCCCCCGGCCGCCGGTGCGGGTGGCCCGCGGCCCAGCCCGGCCTCGATGCCGCCGCGGCCGAGCCCGGCCTCGATGCCGCCGCGGCCCAGCCCGGCCTCCATGCCGAGCCAGCGCCCCGGTCGCCCTGGCGGCCCCGGCGCGGGTCGTCCCGGCGGTGGCGCCGGTCGTCCCGGTGGCGGCGGCGGTGGTTTCCGTGGCGGTCCGGGTGGCGGCGGTGGCGGCGGCTACCGGGGTGGTCCCGGTGGCGGCGGCGGTGGCGGCGGCTACCGGGGTGGCCCCGGTGGCGGCGGTGGCGGTGCCGGCGGTGGCTTCCGTCCGGGTGCGCCGGCCGGTGGCGCCGGTCGTCCGGGTGGCGGCGGCCGTGGCCGTGGCGGCGGCACCGCGGGTGCCTTCGGGCGTCCCGGTGGCAAGCCGACCCGAGGCCGCAAGTCCAAGAAGCAGCGCAGACAGGAGTTCGACAACCTGTCGGCCCCGACCATGTCCTCGGGTGCCCCCCGGGGTCAGGGTCAGGTCGTCCGGTTGTCCCGTGGCGCCTCGCTGTCGGACTTCGCCGACAAGATCAACGCCAACCCGGGTTCGCTGGTCCAGGAGATGTTCAACCTGGGCGAGATGGTGACCGCGACCCAGTCGTGCTCCGACGACACCCTGCTGCTGTTGGGTGAGCACCTCGGCTTCGACGTGCAGATCGTCAGCCCGGAGGACGAGGATCGCGAGCTGCTCGCGCAGTTCAACATCGACCTCGACGCGGTGGTGTCGGAGGACCGCCTGGTCAGCCGTGCGCCGGTGGTGACCGTCATGGGTCACGTCGACCACGGTAAGACCAAGCTGCTCGACGCGATCCGCAAGGCGAACGTGGTGGCCGGCGAGGCGGGTGGCATCACCCAGCACATCGGCGCGTACCAGGTCCACGTCCCGCACGAGGGCGAGGACCGGGCGGTGACCTTCATCGACACCCCGGGTCACGAGGCGTTCACCGCCATGCGTGCCCGTGGTGCCCAGGTGACGGACATCGTGGTGCTGGTGGTCGCGGCCGACGACGGCGTGATGCCGCAGACCATCGAGGCGCTCAACCACGCCAAGGCGGCGGACGTGCCGATCGTGGTCGCGGTCAACAAGGTCGACAAGCCGGAGGCCAACCCGGACAAGGTCCGCCAGCAGCTGACCGAGTACGGCCTGGTTGCCGAGGAGTACGGCGGCGACACCATGTTCGTCAACGTGGCCGCGAAGCCCGGCATCGGCATCGAGGACCTCCTGGAGGCCGTGCTGCTGACCGCCGACGCGTCGCTGGAGCTGACCGCTCCGATCGACGGGCCGGCGCAGGGTGTCGCCATCGAGGCGCACCTGGACAAGGGCCGCGGTTCGGTGGCGACGGTGCTGGTGCAGAAGGGCACCCTGCGGGCCGGCGACTCGATCGTCGCCGGTGGGGCGCACGGCCGGGTCCGGGCCATGCTGGACGAGAACGGCAAGCCGGTCGACGAGGCCGGTCCGTCGCGTCCGGTCATGGTGCTGGGTCTGACCACGGTGCCGGGTGCGGGTGACACCTTCCTGGCCGCCGAGGACGACCGGACCGTGCGGCAGATCGCCGAGCAGCGCCAGGCGCGGCGGCGGGCGGCGGCATTCGCCAACTCCCGTGGCCGGGCCACCCTCGAGACGCTCATGGAGCAGCTCAAGGAGGGCGAGAAGACCTCGCTCAACCTGGTGCTCAAGGGCGACGGCTCCGGTTCCGTGGAGGCGCTCGAGGACGCGCTGTTCAACCTCGACATCCCGGAGGAGGTCCAGCTTCGGATCATCCACCGGGGCGTGGGTGCGATCACCGAGAGCGACGTCATGCTCGCGAGCGCCTCGTCCGAGGCGGTCACGATCATCGGCTTCAACGTGCGGGCCGCCAACAAGGTTCGCGAGATCGCCGACCGCGAGGGCGTGGAGATCCGGTACTACACCGTCATCTACCAGGCCATCGAGGAGATCGACGCCGCCCTCAAGGGTCTGCTCAAGCCGGAGTACGAGGAGGTCGAGCTGGGGAGCGCGGAGATCCGCGACATCTTCCGCTCGTCCAAGATCGGCAACATCTCCGGTTGTATCGTCCGGTCCGGCATCATGCGCCGCAACGCCAAGGCGCGGCTGCTGCGGGACGGGGCGGTCGTGGCGGACAACCTCACGATCAGCTCTCTCAAGCGGTTCAAGGACGACGCGACGGAGGTCCGCGAGGGCTTCGAGTGTGGTCTGACGCTGAGCGGTTTCAACAACGTTCAGGTCGGCGACATCATCGAGACCTTCGAGATGCGGGAGAAGCCGCGCGCCTGA
- a CDS encoding TRM11 family SAM-dependent methyltransferase — MLRYALLLAPSANRVYADATGRLARAELSAFAGSGVLDAAPAEIAVERIGGVEYLTFAAPEPGPGTRDLAYLANLSAAYALFERVGDDLLRPVPLRPLARYDSDLITIPKYAGKTNEQFTRLLLNVTLLASASAGGMLDRRLVVLDPLCGRGTTLNQALMYGYDGIGVEHDGKDVDAYAAFLRTWLRRKRLKHTAEMVSVRRDRKLLARRFEAVLAPSRDEHRAGATQRVTMLHTDTTRAREVLRPACADVIVTDAPYGVAHGSRTGHGLSRSPLDLLGAAVPVWRELLRPGGALGLSWNTQVAPRAAAEEVLAGAGLRVVDGPGYRDLAHRVDQAIDRDVLVAVAPAAPARQV, encoded by the coding sequence GTGCTCAGGTACGCGCTGCTCCTCGCCCCCTCCGCCAACCGGGTCTACGCCGACGCGACCGGCCGGCTGGCCCGCGCCGAACTGTCGGCCTTCGCCGGCTCTGGGGTGCTCGACGCGGCGCCCGCCGAGATCGCGGTGGAGCGGATCGGCGGGGTGGAGTACCTGACCTTCGCCGCGCCCGAGCCGGGGCCGGGCACCCGGGACCTGGCGTACCTGGCCAACCTGTCGGCGGCGTACGCGCTGTTCGAGCGGGTGGGCGACGACCTGCTCCGGCCGGTGCCACTGCGCCCCCTGGCCCGGTACGACTCCGACCTGATCACCATCCCGAAGTACGCCGGCAAGACCAACGAGCAGTTCACCCGACTGCTGCTCAACGTCACCCTGCTGGCCTCCGCCTCGGCCGGCGGCATGCTGGACCGGCGGCTCGTGGTGCTCGACCCGCTCTGCGGCCGGGGCACCACGCTCAACCAGGCGCTGATGTACGGCTACGACGGCATCGGTGTCGAGCATGACGGTAAGGACGTCGACGCGTACGCCGCGTTCCTGCGTACCTGGCTGCGCCGCAAGCGGCTCAAGCACACCGCGGAGATGGTGTCGGTACGCCGGGACCGCAAACTGCTCGCCCGGCGGTTCGAGGCGGTGCTCGCGCCGTCCCGGGACGAGCACCGGGCCGGGGCGACCCAGCGCGTCACGATGCTGCACACCGACACCACCCGGGCCCGGGAGGTGCTCCGGCCGGCCTGCGCCGACGTGATCGTCACCGACGCCCCGTACGGGGTGGCGCACGGCAGCCGTACCGGTCATGGGTTGTCCCGTAGCCCGCTGGACCTGCTCGGCGCGGCCGTGCCGGTCTGGCGGGAGCTGCTGCGCCCCGGCGGGGCGCTGGGCCTGTCCTGGAACACCCAGGTGGCCCCACGGGCGGCGGCCGAGGAGGTGCTGGCCGGGGCCGGCCTGCGGGTGGTGGACGGGCCCGGCTACCGGGATCTCGCGCACCGGGTCGATCAGGCGATCGACCGGGACGTGCTGGTGGCGGTCGCGCCGGCGGCTCCCGCTCGGCAGGTCTGA
- a CDS encoding DUF503 domain-containing protein, with amino-acid sequence MYTGTAHFDLLLPGDSRSLKAKRSYVRPIVAALRRFEVSAAEVGALDLHGRAEIGVAVVAAEAAHVREVLDSCERLVAARPETELLSVRRRLYGAED; translated from the coding sequence GTGTACACGGGAACCGCGCACTTCGACCTGTTGTTGCCGGGGGACTCCCGGTCCCTGAAGGCCAAGCGTTCGTACGTCCGGCCGATCGTCGCCGCGCTGCGCCGGTTCGAGGTGTCGGCCGCCGAGGTCGGGGCGCTCGACCTGCACGGGCGGGCGGAGATCGGGGTGGCCGTGGTGGCCGCCGAGGCGGCTCACGTCCGCGAGGTGCTCGACTCCTGCGAGCGGCTGGTGGCCGCCCGCCCGGAGACCGAGCTGCTCTCCGTCCGCCGCCGTCTCTACGGCGCGGAGGACTGA
- the rbfA gene encoding 30S ribosome-binding factor RbfA, with protein sequence MTDPAKVRRHAERIRELVASVVRSQIKDPRLGMITITDARITADLRDATVFYTVLGDAAAQASTAAALESAKGMLRSTVGKALGLRHSPTLTFVLDDVQDQVKHIDDLLAAARNADAEVQRLAAKAQYAGDAQPYRLEDEDEDADVEDAETGDDEPRGGDRR encoded by the coding sequence ATGACGGATCCGGCCAAGGTACGCCGGCACGCGGAGCGCATCCGTGAACTGGTCGCGTCGGTGGTGCGGAGCCAGATCAAGGACCCCCGGCTCGGGATGATCACCATCACCGACGCCCGGATCACCGCCGATCTGCGCGACGCCACCGTCTTCTACACGGTGCTCGGCGACGCGGCGGCCCAGGCCAGCACGGCCGCCGCGCTGGAGAGCGCCAAGGGCATGCTGCGCAGTACGGTCGGCAAGGCGCTCGGGCTGCGCCACTCGCCGACCCTGACGTTCGTCCTGGACGACGTGCAGGACCAGGTAAAGCACATCGACGACCTGCTCGCGGCGGCCCGTAACGCCGACGCCGAGGTGCAGCGGCTGGCGGCCAAGGCCCAGTACGCGGGCGACGCGCAGCCGTACCGGCTGGAGGACGAGGACGAGGACGCCGACGTCGAGGACGCCGAGACCGGCGACGACGAGCCGCGCGGCGGCGACCGCCGGTGA
- a CDS encoding DHH family phosphoesterase, with product MTSPAEGGTPAGAGPTDTDWAAALAAVRGLPADARVLLICHVNPDGDALGSMLGFGLGLRRWGVRHLQATFPGPPEVPEPFRWLPGLDLLVPQDEAYPDPDLVICFDVASESRLGDLADRLDKAGAALVLDHHASNTRFGGIHLVDPHAAATSVVAEGLLERLGVPLDAEIATCLYVALSTDTGSFRFEATTPEVHRMAARLLATGIRPGDISRRIFDTRPFGAVRLFGEVLGRARLEPAAAAGRGLVWTYATQDDLARYGQPAYVLEALIDSVRCTAEADVSCVVKQVAPGEWAVSLRSKGAVDVSRVAVALGGGGHRFAAGFTGRGTVDEVLDRIRAELGGALLTV from the coding sequence GTGACCTCACCCGCCGAGGGCGGTACGCCGGCCGGTGCCGGCCCCACCGACACCGACTGGGCGGCCGCCCTCGCGGCGGTACGCGGGCTCCCCGCCGACGCGCGGGTGCTGCTGATCTGTCACGTCAACCCGGACGGCGACGCGCTGGGCAGCATGCTCGGCTTCGGGCTGGGCCTGCGCCGGTGGGGCGTACGCCACCTCCAGGCGACCTTTCCCGGGCCGCCGGAGGTGCCCGAGCCGTTCCGCTGGCTGCCCGGGCTCGACCTGCTGGTGCCGCAGGACGAGGCGTACCCGGATCCGGACCTGGTGATCTGCTTCGACGTGGCGAGCGAGTCCCGGCTGGGCGACCTGGCTGACCGGCTGGACAAGGCCGGCGCGGCGCTGGTGCTGGATCACCACGCCTCGAACACCCGGTTCGGCGGCATCCACCTGGTGGACCCGCACGCGGCGGCCACCTCGGTGGTCGCCGAGGGGCTGCTGGAGCGGCTCGGGGTGCCGCTGGACGCGGAGATCGCCACCTGCCTCTACGTCGCGCTGAGCACGGACACCGGCTCGTTCCGCTTCGAGGCCACCACGCCCGAGGTGCACCGGATGGCGGCCCGGCTGCTGGCCACCGGCATCCGCCCCGGGGACATCTCCCGGCGGATCTTCGACACCCGCCCGTTCGGCGCGGTCCGGCTCTTCGGCGAGGTGTTGGGCCGGGCCCGGCTGGAACCGGCCGCCGCCGCCGGGCGCGGGCTGGTCTGGACGTACGCCACCCAGGACGACCTGGCCCGGTACGGCCAGCCGGCGTACGTGCTGGAGGCACTGATCGACTCGGTGCGCTGCACGGCCGAGGCAGACGTGAGTTGTGTGGTCAAGCAGGTCGCGCCCGGCGAATGGGCGGTCTCGCTGCGCAGCAAGGGCGCGGTGGACGTGAGCCGGGTGGCGGTGGCGCTCGGCGGCGGCGGGCACCGGTTCGCGGCCGGGTTCACCGGGCGGGGCACGGTCGACGAGGTGCTGGACCGGATCCGCGCCGAGCTGGGTGGGGCGCTGCTGACGGTCTGA
- a CDS encoding DUF6186 family protein, producing MRTLAIGGFLTALLLFAAVEWVARREGSRIPSLADVCAFVMRYEVGPVPVGRIGLFGFWWWLGWHFLAR from the coding sequence ATGCGAACTCTGGCGATCGGCGGTTTCCTGACCGCGCTGCTGCTCTTCGCGGCCGTCGAGTGGGTCGCCCGGCGGGAGGGCTCGCGGATCCCGTCGCTCGCCGACGTGTGCGCCTTCGTCATGCGCTACGAGGTCGGCCCGGTGCCGGTCGGGCGGATCGGCCTGTTCGGCTTCTGGTGGTGGCTCGGCTGGCACTTCCTGGCCCGCTGA